A segment of the Fusobacterium ulcerans genome:
TCCCGCTGTGATTGCTGTTGTAGAAAATATAATTGGCACAGCACCTTTCAGTCCTGCCCATGACATAAAGAATTTCTCCTTTTTACTGTAATTGAATGGTGCCATAAGGGAAAATACAACTGCTGTTCTGGCAACAATAGTTATCATTATTGCTAGAATACTTCCAGTTATCATAACCATTTTTAACTGGCTTGGAAAAACAAGAAGTCCAAGGATAATAAACATTGTTATCTGCATCAGCCATGAAGCTACTCTCATATTTCTGATAGTATTCATCCTGAAATCAAATCTTTCATTTCCTACTATTATTCCCATAAGATATATTGCAAGGAATCCATTTCCTCCAATAAGGTTAGTTGCAGAAAAACATATAAATAACACTGCAATCATATGAATAGTAAGAAATTCTTCTCTCTCTATCCGAAGAAGTCTTCCCATTGGAAGTGTTATTTTACCAAATAATACTCCCATAAGAGCTCCTACTATTATTTGCTGAATAAGGAACAGTATACTCATGAAGATATTTGAATCTCCAGCTTGAAACATAGATAGGACAAAGAGGATTAGTGCATATGCCATAGGGTCATTACTTCCTGATTCTATCTCTATTACTGTTCTTATTCTTTTCTTTAAATTGGAACCTCCCAGCATAGATATAACTGCTGCTGCATCTGTCGAAGAAACTATTGCTCCAAAAAGAAAAGCTTCTTTCAGAGTAAAGTCTGTTATCATATATGCTGCAAAGGCTGCCAGTACTGCTGTAAGAAAAACTCCTGCTGTTGCTAATATACCACTGGGGTAAAGTGCCATCATGGCATCTGATTTTTTAGTTTCCAAAGCTCCTGCAAAAAGAATAAATAATAATGCAAAGTTCCCTATATTCTGAGTTAATCTTGCATCATCAAATTCAATTTTTCCAATTCCTTCTGAACCTGCTGCCATTCCTATAAAAAGGAACATTATCAGCAAAGGTACCTGTACTTTTTTCGTTACTCTTATTGAGAGTAAACTTATTAATAACAAAATTCCACATACTAAAATTTTATAATCCATAGCTCAACTCCTTTAGCTTAAAGGTTTATACTATATTTTATAATATATTTAAAAAACATACAACTTAATTTACTTTATAAACAAAATTACTTGAAATTAGTACGGAAATCGAACCTTATTACTTCTTTTTAAAGATAATACTGAACAAAACAGCAAATATTAAACTTGGCATTACCCATGCAAGTCCAAAAGTTTGCAATGGAAGTTTTATATATATTTTATTCAAAAATTGAAGGTTAATTCCAAGAGTCTGAGTCATTTCAAAAAAACCTATTATCCCTGCTCCTATTACTGCTCCAAGATAAGTTTTATCTGAAGAGATATATTTCTTGAAACAGTTAAGTACTATCAAGACTATTGCTATTGGATAAAGAAATGTAAGTATTGGAGCTGAAACCTTTACTATTGCATCCACTCCAAAACCAGCAAAAACAAAGCTCAATATAACTGTACCTATAACTATCTTTTCATAAGAAACTTTTAAAAGACCACTGAAATAATCTCCAACTGTAGCTGTAAGCCCTATTGCTGTAGTAAGACAGGCTCCTGCTACACATATTCCCAATGCTAGATTTCCTTCTTTACCTAATAATTTATTTACTATATCTGTAAGAAGCTGAGTAGTTCCTGTACTATGAAGCACTCCATAAGATGTCGCTCCTATATATAAAAGTCCTCCATATACAATTGACAATCCACATACTGCTATCATACTTGAATTGCTTAAAAAACTCATCTCTTGTTTTGCAGTGAGGGTTCTTCCATTTCTTATTGCTTTCAATATTATGCTTGAAAAGATTATAGCTGCAAGAGTATCCATGGTCTGATATCCATTATAGAATCCATATCTGAATGTATTGCTTATCTCTTTAGCTGCTGGTTCTCCCATTGGGAAAAATACTCCTTTTACAACAATCACTGCCAATATTATTAATAATATTGGAGTAAGAATCTTTCCTATTCTCTCTATTACTGCATTTGCTTTTATAGAGAATAAAAATACAATTATAAAGTAACAAGCTAAAAAACCATATTTATACATTTCATTATTCCCATCTACATGGGGAAGAAGCATTAATTCAAAAGCTGTGGCTCCTGTTCTGGGAATCGCAAGAAAAGGTCCTATAGCTAAGATTAATACTACATTAAATATTTTACTAAATAGAGGTGATACTTTATCAGCAAAATCATCCAGCTCTTTTCCTGCTAATGCTGAAGACAATATAGCAAGAAGAGGGAATCCTATTCCTGTTATGAAAAAACCTGCTGCTGCTGATACCCATTTATCTCCTACCACATATCCTACCATAGGAGGAAATATAAGGTTTCCTGCTCCAAATAACATTGCAAATAAAGCAAATCCTGTCAATATGACATCTTTCTTCTTATAAATATAAACCACTCCAATCTTAAAAATTATCTTATTCATAAAAAATAGTATGCCTTAAAAGGAATATTTATCTTTTCCACCTGCTTTAAGGCATACTTATTTATTTTTAGTTATTAAATTGTAACATTTTTTATAAAAAAATATCAATGTTTTTTGAAAAAACTAAATATTACTCCACCTAATATTCCTGGAAGTACCCAAGACAGACCAAAACTTTCTAAAGGAAGTTTTGAATAAATAGTATTAAATAATTCAATATTTATTCCCATAGCCTGCATAGCTTCATAAGCACTTACTATTCCAGTTCCCACAACAGTTCCTACATACACATTATCATTCTTTATCATATTTTTCATAAAGTTTAAGAATATAAGAGCAATAGATATTGGATAAATAAATACCAATACAGGTACTGCCAGCTTAACTATAACATCTACTCCAAAGCTTGCAAAAATAAAACTGATTATTACTGTTATTATTGCTAACTTTTCATATGCTATTTTCAGAAGTCCGCTGAAATAATCTGCTACTGTTGCAGTAAGTCCAATAGCTGTAGTCAGACAAGCTCCTGCTACACATATTCCAAGTACGACTTTTCCTATTTTTCCTAAAAGAAGAGTCACTACAGTAGAAAGAAGTTCTGTACTTCCAATTCCCTGTGCTAATACTCCTGTTGCTGTTCCACCAATATATACCAACCCTCCATATACTATTGTAAGTCCCCCAATAGCTATGAAACTTGCTTTTATCAGAAATGAAAACTCTGCTTTAGCACCTAGATTTCTTCCTTTTCTTATTGATTTTAATATAATTTCTGAAAATACTATTGCTGCAAGAGTATCCATTGTCTGATATCCATTAAGAAATCCATATTTAAATGGTGTTGATGTTCCCATTACTTTTGGATCCCCCAGTGGAGAAAATACTCCTTTGAATATTATTATTGCCAATACTACTAAAAGTATTGGAGTAAGAATTGCTCCTACTCTATCTACAACCTTACTTGACTTTAATGAAAACATAATAGTTATTGCAAAGAATACTGTTAAAAATCCAAATTTATACATTTGAAAATTCTCTATATTTTGAGGAACCATCATTTCAAAAGCTGTAGCTCCTGTTCTAGGTAAAGCTAAAAGAGGTCCAATAGATAAAATAAGTGCTATATTGAAAACCTTACTAAACAAAGGAGAAACCCTTGTAGCAAAACTATCAAGATCTTTTCCTGCCACTGCTGCTGCTATTATTGCTAAAAGTGGAAATCCAGCTCCTGTCAATATAAATCCTATAGCTGAAACTATCCAATTATCTCCATTAGTAAATCCTACAACTGGTGGAAATATTAGATTCCCTGCTCCAAACAGCATTGCAAATAAGGCAAATCCTGTCAATATAACATCCTTCTTTTTATACATTTCTTCCTCCTAAAAATTATATATCTTTACTTCAATATATCAAGCCTTTAAATTCCTATCTTCAAGTTTAAATTTTAGACTTAATGGTTAATAAGTGTACTAACAAAAATTATATCAACATTTTTATTCTATGTCAATATAATAATATTAACAGACTATTTTTTTAGTATAAAATTCATATATAATTTTTACTATTTTCTCTTCATTTCTTTAGAGAATATCTGTATATAAATATTAAAATTTGTTGTATAATAGTCGTAGTAAATAAAAACAAATTTTTAAGGAGGATATTTATGTCAGTACTATTTATTAATTACCCTAAATGCAGCACTTGTATCAATGCTAGAAAATGGCTTGAAGAAAATAATATTAAATTTACAAGCAGACATATTGTAGAGGATAATCCAAAAGAAGATGAATTAAAAAAATATATAAAACTAAGTGGACTTCCTGTAAAAAAATTCTTTAATACAAGTGGTATGCTTTACAGAGAAATGAACCTAAAAGAAAAAACTGCTTCAGCTACTGATGATGAAATGATAAAAATACTAGCTACTAATGGTATGCTTGTAAAAAGACCTTTAGTTGTAACTGAGGATGGAGTTTTGATTGGTTTCAAAGCTGATCAATGGAAAGAGTTTTTTAATAAATAATAATAAATTTTGGGGAGTGAAATATGAATATAAAAAAGTTAGCAATTTCCTTTATTGCTGGTACTTTTCTCTTAGCTGGATGCAGCAGCCTTCAATCTAATCCAGATGGGAAATATGAACTTGTTGTCATTCATCTGAATGATGTACATGGAAGAGCTGAAGAGGGAAATTATAATGGAATGGGGTATCCTAAAGTTGCCTCTATAATCAATGAGTACAGAAAAGTTTTAGGACAGGAAAATGTTCTTTATCTTGATGCTGGAGATAATACTCATGGAACTACCTTTGCAACACTTGAAAAAGGTGAATCTATGATAAAACTCTCAAACGAAATGAAACTTAATGCCATGACTCTGGGAAATCATGACTTTAATTATGGAATGGAACAATTGTATAAATTAGAAAATTTGGCAGATTTTAAATTCCTTACATCTAATGTATTGAATAAAAATGGAAAACCTATTGGTGAAAAATATATAATAAAGAAAATTCGTGGTGTAAAAGTTGGAATATTTGGTCTGATTACTCCTGAAACTATGTATAAAGCTAATCCTCAAATTGTTAAAGATTTGACTTTCAGTGGCCCAATAGACACTGCTAAGAAAATAACTGAAGAACTTAAAGGAAAAGGTGTTCAATTTATTATTGCTGTCACTCATCTGGGAGATGATCCTGCTACAAAACATGAATGGCAGAGTATAGGTCTGGCGGAAGCTGTCCCTGCTATAAACCTCATTGTTGATGGACATAGTCATACAGCTTTAAAAGATAAAACTGTAGTCAATGGTGTAACTATAGTACAGACAGGTGAATATGATAAAAATCTTGGCATTGTAAAAATAGATTTTGATGAACTTGCGTATGGAGAAAAGGCTATTTATCCTGTTCTTTTATCTAAAGCTGAAGTAGAGAACGGAAAAGATTTATCTGTAAAAATGGAGTTAAACGAAAAATTTGTAGCTAAAGATGATGCAAAAATAGCTTCACTAATATATGATATAAAAGAGAGACAGGAGAAAATAATATCAGAAGTAATTGGAAAGACACCTGTATTATTAGAAGCAAGCAGAGAACTGGTAAGAACAAGTGAAACTAATCTTGGGAACCTTGTTGCTGATGCTATCCTTGAGAAAAGCGAAGCTGACATAGCTATAACAAGTGGGGGAAGTATAAGAAGCTCTATTGGTGCAGGAGATATAACAGTTGGAAATATCATAAGTGTTCTTCCTTTTGGAAACTATGTTATAGTAAAAGAACTCACTGGAAAACAGGTATGGGATATGTTTGAGAATGGATTCAGTAAATATCCTGAAACTGATGGAAGATTCCCTCAATTCTCTGGAGCTGTAGTTACTTTCAATCCTAAAAAACCAGCTGGTAAGAGAGTAGAGAAAATAACACTGAAAGATGGAACTTCTCTTGATTTAAATAAGACATATAAAGTAGCCAGTGATGACTATATTGCTGTAGGTGGAGATGAATATAATATGTTTATTAATGCCAAAACAATTGCTAATTATCCTGCTCTTTCTGAAATAGTTATAGAAAATATAAAGAAAAATGGTGTAACTAATCTCACAACTGATAATAGATTAATAAGAAAATAGTATTTTCAATTAGAAAATCCCTCTGTAATAATATACAGAAGGGATTTTTTTAGTTTATTTCTAATATTTTTGATTGTACAAATTTTATTGTTTTTTTAGGAACTATTTCTCTTACTTCTTTTGAGGTTGGACTGCCTATTCTTCTCTTTTTTCTTTTTAAAAGTGAAAATATTCCTCTATTTCTAAATTTTACCTCTTCATCCATAGCTATTACTTCTGCTATAAGATTAAATATCTCTTCTATTTCCTCTCTTGCCTCTTCATATTCTACTATTTCATCCTGTTCTTTTCTCAATTTCTTGTAATATGATACAAATTCTCTAGTGTTCATATTCTTCCTCCATTAGAGTATTGAGCTCATTTACTTTATCTATCATTTTCATTCTGGGTCTAAATTTAATAACTTTCTTTTCTTCTGTCACCATCATTTCTCTTGTTGCTAAATTTAATATCTTTCTGGGTTTTACTTCCCTTTTCTCAAATATTCCCCAGTCTTTTATTATTACTTTTTCTTCTTCTTCTAAAACATCAAAAAGAGCTTTCCAGAAAGAATCTAATCTTTCTTTTGCCTCTCTTATGCTTTTTAGATTCCTTCTTTCTTTGTATAAGGTTAAAAACTCTTTTTCTGTCATTTTTCTCTCCTCATCAAAAAAATACTACTCTTTATTTTTAAAATTTTTTCTTAAAAATTTATTTATTATTTCATTTATTATTTTAATTTCAGAAATTTTTAGTTTATATGTTTCTTGTCTATTTTGATTTATCATAGTTAAAAACTCTGCTATTTCATACCTTAAGCCTTCTCCTTGAAAAGAATAAAAATATTTTCTATTCTTACTAAAATTTTCAAATCTTAATTCAAAATATTCTGTTTTCCACCAAGGAGAAGGAGCATATATATATCCTTTTGTTCCTGAAATAATTAACTCTCCTTCTGATTTCACTCCTAATCCAACTTTTGCTACTGGAGTTACTCCATTTTGATATCTTAACAAAATTTTAGTATATAAATCTATTTTTTTCTCTTTATCAATATAGGAATAAAATTTTACATTTTCTGGCTTACCTAATAGCTTTACTATTGCTAAAAGTGGATAGGAGGCTAGCTCTGTCACACTTCCTCCAGATTCTTTACAGCTAAGTTCTCTTATCTCCCCTTCTACTAATTTCGTAAAACAAGCTTCCACATCCTTAATTTCTCCTATTATTCCTGATTTAGCAATACTTATCAATTTTTCAAATCCTGGACAAAATGCTGTTTTTATTGCTTCCAATAATACTAATTTATATTCTTTAGTTATCTCATATAATTCATTAGTTTCTTTTGATGATAATGTGATTGGTTTTTCACAAAGAACATGCTTTTTATTTTCTAAAGATCTTTTTATGTAATAATAATGAGTATTATGAGGAGTCGCTATATATACTGCATCTACTTTTTCTATAAATTCTTCAAAGTTATTTGTATAAAATTCTAATTCAAATTTTTCTGCAAATTTTTTTGAATTCTCTATATTTCTGCTCATTACACCTTCTACATTAACTCCACTAACATATTTAGATTCTGTTACAAATCTCCTTGCTATTCTTCCAGCTCCTATAATTCCAATTTTTAGAATTTTATTTTTATCTTCTCTAATTTGAGTACTGGATATTCCCTTTGTTCTTTCTAAATAAACTACTTCACAAAATTCCTTCAAATAATCAAATTTACCTTTCCAATCTGACCCTATAATAAAAGTATCTATATTATATTTTTGAATATCTTCAACCTTTTGTCCTTCATATTCTTCAATTATTATTTCATCAACATAACCAGTTTTTTTTATATTTTCTATTCTATTAATTATTGAATCATTAACATTTAATTTCCCTCTAGTTTTATCATAAGAATCTGTTGTTACCCCTACTATTAAATAATCTCCATATTCTTTTGCTCTTTTTAATAAGTTAATATGTCCCTGATGTAATAAATCAAAAGTTCCATATGTTATTACTTTTTTCATTTTAATTTCTCCTAGTTAATAATATCTTTATTTTCTTTACTCCTAAACTAATAAAATATTCTCTAAACATTAGTAAAACACTCATATATATAACTCCAAAAACTACTAAAATAAATAAAAATTCAAGGTATATGTCTAAAATTTTACTAAAGTATTTTAAAAAAATGCATATAATAAAAGATAATAATGATGTTATTATATATATACTCCTTTCTTTAGTAAACATGTTATATTCTTTAAAGATCTTTTTTACTTTATAAAATCTAAATATACATACTAAAAATTCTGTTATTAGAGTTGCTGTTCCTGCTCCTAATATTCCATATTTTGGTATCAATAAAAAATTTAATAAAAAATTACTGCCTAATCCTATTAATGAAACTTTAAAAACTATACTTTCTTTATCATATGGAATTAAAATTTGACCAGCACTAAATCCACTTATTGGAATAAATATTATTATTGGTAACATTATTTGCATTGGTAATATTGATTCTAAATATTTTTTCCCTGAAAAAATTAAAACTATATTGTTTGATAAAATAAACAATACACATACCGTAGGTATTGAAATAAAAAATATAAAATTTAAATATAAATCCATGTCTTTTATCAAAGATTCTTTTTCTTTATTTTTTATTTTCTCTATCATCCTAGGAGCAAGAACAAGTCCTAATGAAGTAATCAATGGAATAATTATTTTAGTCATTTTTACTGCTACATTATAATATCCTACTTCTTTATCCCCCTTCATTATTCCTATCATAGTTGAATCTATATTTAGATAAATATTAGTAGATATTACATAGAAAAAAATTACTATCAATGGTTTAATATGTTTTTTTAAAGTTAAATTTTTTATATCAAATAGTAAATATTTTCTTACTGAAATAAAATCTATTATTTTAGCAATTATTTCAGGTAAAGCCATAATCAAAGCAAACTTTAAATAATCTTCTGGTTTTTTAACTAATGAAAATAAAAATATCATTGATATAATTCTTACTATTAATAATCTTATTGTTCTTCTTTTATGATTTTCTATAGTTATAAAAAAATAATCCAATGTTGAAAAAGAAAATATAATAGACATTCCCAGAATTAAAAATAAAACATACTCTTTTTTCAATTTATCAAAATATATTATTGTTATAAAAAAAATAATACTACTTATAAAACTTGAAATAATTGAAATTATTATTATTTCTGTAAAATTTTTTTTGAATTGATTTTCTCCATTAACTTTGCTTCTCGATAATTCTCTAATTCCATATATGGGTATTCCTAAATTAGCAATAGTTACAAAATATGAAATTATAGATAATGCAAAAGTATATTTTCCATAATAGACTGGTGTTAAAATCCTTGATGAATATGGAAAAAATAATACTGGAAATAATATTGAAGTAAAAACAATTCCTACATTATATACATAATTTTCTAAAAGTTTTGATTTCATTTCTTATCCAATCTTAAATATTTAATTATTCTTTCACAAGATTTATTATCTTTATATTTATTATATTTATTTGTAAATTCTCTATTGTTCATATCAATATTTTCATAATTTTCTAAAAATCCTATAAATTTTTCATAAGTATCAATTACTGGATATGGAGAAATATTTATAAAGTCTTCGAATAATAACCCTCTTGTATTTTTATATTCTTCATAATCATGAATAGCAAAAAATATTGGTTTATTCAAAATTTCATAATCAATCCAAACAGATGAATAATCTGTAATCAATGCATCTGTTGTTCCTAGTAAAGGATATAAGTGTTCATCTATATTTTCTAAATCCTCATTTTTTAGAATAATAATATTAGTAAATTCTTTAAATTTTTCTTCTTGTAAGATATCAAATGGATGTAGTTTTAATATTAATAGAAACTGTTTTTTTTCTAATAATTTATTCAAATTACTTAATTTACTAAAAGGTAATATTGAAATATAGTTTTCCACATACTTACCATCTTTAGCCCAACTACTCTCAGAATCAACTATAGATTTTCTAAATGTAGGCATCCACATTAATATTTTTTTAAACTTTTCTTTCTTTAAGTTAATTTTACAAAAAAAATCTGTCTCCTCATAAAGCAAATCATTTCTTGGTTGTCCTGTTATTATAACTTTATTTATATCAATATTAAATGCTTTTGCCATAAAACATTGAAATAATTCAGATGTAGCAATTATCATATCATATTTTGTTTCAATCGTTTTATTGGTACGTTTATCTAGATTTCCTATTGGTTTTAGAGGCATTCCATGCCATAAATTTATTATTTTTCTATTCTTATTTGAAGAAAAATTAGAATATAATCCATGAGTTGTAAAAATATATTTTGATCTTAAAAAATAATATATTCCTGCCAAGCTTATTTTAGGATAAATTTTTGTTCTACTATTTTCTCTCTTATTTGAATTTATACTTTTATTTTCAGTTATCCAGATATATTTATAAGCTGGAAGTTTTTCTTTCAAGTACTTATAGATAGCAAAACTATTATCTGTTAATTCTATAAAACTATTAAAGATAATAATATTACTCTTTGGAATAAATTTATCTAATAAAATCATAAATTTCTTAATAATTTTCATTTTTAACTCCTATTCTTTTTCAGTGAAAATATAATCAGGTATTATAAAATAAATTATATTAAAGTAATAAAATAATGCTGTGCTTTCCATAAAACCAAAAATTAATACTATCGAAAAGATCTTAACTGCTTTATAATCTTTATTTCTAAATAGTATTTTCATTACATAAAAAATTAAAATATTTAATGAGATAAAACCTATTATTCCATTTTCAAATAATGTTCTTAAATAAACATTGTCTAAAGGATATATTTTATAACATTCTATAATTTCCTTATTTCCAAAAATCGTTATTTGAGATTTAGTTAAATAATTGTAAAATAAAATAAGTCTTCCACTAAAAAGTTTATTCAAAAACGTATTTCTAAAATAATATGGAAGAAAAAATGTAAAAAATATAATTATTCCTCCCTCTAATAAAAATATTCTTTTTAATTTTTCTATATATTTTTCATCTACTAAAATAAGAAAAATAAATAATAATATCAATAAAAATGTTGTTCTTGAATAAGTATAATTAAATACTATTTTTCCAATAAGAAAAATAAATATAGAAATTAAAATCTTTACTTTATCATAATATAAATAATATAATAAGAAAAATATTGGTAATAGTAATGACATAGCTGTATTAGGATGAACAAATCCTAAAGTATATCTAAAGACTTTAAAATCTTCAAAGTACCTTATTGCTGATTTGAGATTATTTGTTTCTAAATATCCAAGTTTGTTCAATAGTAATGTCAACAAATAGAAAAATACTGATAAAAATAATAAAAATTTTAATCTTTTATTATTTTTTATAAACTTAGAAATAATTATTATATAAAAAGAAATATAAAATTTGGGTAAAATCAATATAAAGATAATTAAAAAAATTATTATTTTTAAATCTTTTTTCTTAATTTTTTCATCTATAAAAAAAGGTATTAAAGAAAAAAATAATAAAATTACTATGCTAATTAGTTTTATCATTCTATATTCTTCCCATAAATAAATACTAAACATATAAAAATTAAAGAATATTATTAGCAATAAAAAACCACAATTTATTTCATTTAATTTTTTTTTTACCATCTCTTTTTCCTCTTTATATTACTAACAATTTTATTTAAAAATTTTATAAGAAATTTTTTTGGAAAGAGCTTAATAATATTAAATAAAATTATTTTTTTCCATTCTTCATCTTTCAATACTTCATCATACCTGTTGAATATAAAATTATTTTTTTTTATCTCTTTCAAATATTCTTTTAAATATTTATCAAAATTAGAATTTTTATAAAATTTTTCTCCTAGCAACATTCCTATTAGCCTTAAATTTTTCTTTCTGGAAACTAGATTTCTAATCTTCTCTTCATTATTTTTTGTATAAAAGTTTTCCAAATTTTTAAAACAATTAATTGTATCTGT
Coding sequences within it:
- a CDS encoding CDP-glycerol glycerophosphotransferase family protein, which encodes MKIIKKFMILLDKFIPKSNIIIFNSFIELTDNSFAIYKYLKEKLPAYKYIWITENKSINSNKRENSRTKIYPKISLAGIYYFLRSKYIFTTHGLYSNFSSNKNRKIINLWHGMPLKPIGNLDKRTNKTIETKYDMIIATSELFQCFMAKAFNIDINKVIITGQPRNDLLYEETDFFCKINLKKEKFKKILMWMPTFRKSIVDSESSWAKDGKYVENYISILPFSKLSNLNKLLEKKQFLLILKLHPFDILQEEKFKEFTNIIILKNEDLENIDEHLYPLLGTTDALITDYSSVWIDYEILNKPIFFAIHDYEEYKNTRGLLFEDFINISPYPVIDTYEKFIGFLENYENIDMNNREFTNKYNKYKDNKSCERIIKYLRLDKK